One window from the genome of Mucilaginibacter ginsenosidivorans encodes:
- a CDS encoding PAS domain S-box protein, with protein MLNKGNYHILIIEDNPGDFTLIEEFLLEQIEAPLIVQASTFKEAYEILFFKATLFDLILLDLSLPDCTGILLIKEVIAIATNAPVIVLTGYADLNFGVRSLSLGISDYLLKDELTSITLYRSIVYNLERKKTILELAESEKKYSQLFQLSPLPMFVFDLETSIFLDVNDAFIKNYGYTREEMLQMNLADIKLTETITGSIADAKRRNGVSGIAKHVKKNGEVIHVDLQSNFIRYKGRKAQITIAGDITERLSYINAIEQQNEKLREISWMQSHIVRAPLARIMGLVEVIRELKDNDEEKEMTLDFLMSSANELDEVIKKITDKIAVDDDFTLQK; from the coding sequence ATGCTAAACAAAGGCAATTATCATATTTTAATTATAGAGGATAATCCGGGCGATTTCACCCTGATCGAAGAATTTCTTCTTGAGCAAATTGAGGCCCCGCTTATTGTACAAGCATCAACGTTTAAAGAGGCATATGAAATCCTGTTTTTCAAAGCGACCCTTTTTGATCTGATACTTCTTGACCTTTCATTGCCCGATTGCACCGGCATACTCTTAATAAAGGAAGTAATAGCAATTGCAACGAATGCACCTGTTATTGTTTTGACAGGTTATGCCGACTTAAATTTTGGTGTAAGATCGCTTTCTCTCGGAATTTCAGATTATCTGCTAAAAGATGAACTGACTTCTATAACGTTGTACAGAAGCATAGTATATAACCTTGAACGTAAAAAAACAATTTTGGAATTAGCAGAGTCAGAAAAGAAATATAGTCAGTTATTTCAGCTGAGTCCGTTACCCATGTTTGTTTTCGACCTGGAGACGTCAATATTCCTGGATGTGAACGATGCATTCATAAAAAATTATGGTTATACGAGGGAAGAAATGCTACAGATGAATTTAGCGGACATCAAATTAACTGAAACTATAACGGGCTCTATAGCGGATGCTAAACGCAGGAACGGAGTTTCAGGAATAGCTAAGCATGTTAAGAAAAACGGCGAGGTTATACACGTCGATTTACAAAGTAACTTTATTCGTTACAAGGGTAGAAAAGCTCAGATCACAATCGCTGGCGACATCACCGAAAGGTTAAGTTACATTAACGCGATTGAACAGCAAAATGAAAAGCTTCGGGAAATATCATGGATGCAATCGCATATAGTCAGAGCTCCGTTGGCCCGGATAATGGGGTTGGTTGAAGTAATAAGGGAATTAAAGGACAATGATGAAGAAAAAGAAATGACATTGGATTTTTTGATGTCATCCGCAAATGAACTGGATGAGGTAATCAAAAAAATTACAGATAAAATTGCTGTAGATGATGATTTTACACTTCAAAAATAA
- a CDS encoding ATP-binding response regulator: protein MPNKGDHNILIIEDNPGDLALVEEFLFEQIESPVLSHVSNFVDAKNVLTNAATAFDIILLDLSLPDKTGTPLIEEIIKVSANAAVIVLTGYSDLSFGLRSLSLGVSDYILKDELTSLSLYKSIVYSTERKRIALALETSEKRARRFAKQLNSVVEEERLRIAREIHDEFGQQLSGLKMSMASLKKNNGVSSDLQPVIEAIVTDVDNSIQTLRLIANELRPALLDKLGLFAAIEWLVSEFERKTGIQSKIYVEIDQPSIDRTTGISIFRICQEALTNIAKHAAASLVSIRLESGVEMIKVYISDNGKGIDTRTLQNSSSMGLLNMRERASLIGAELNINSVPGKGTNIELKIKTNGNEDIDSR, encoded by the coding sequence ATGCCCAATAAAGGTGATCATAATATATTAATTATAGAGGATAACCCGGGTGATCTTGCCCTGGTTGAAGAGTTCTTGTTTGAGCAGATCGAGTCTCCTGTTTTATCACATGTTTCAAATTTTGTTGATGCGAAAAACGTCCTCACAAACGCGGCGACAGCCTTTGATATCATACTTTTGGACCTTTCACTACCTGATAAAACAGGGACACCCCTTATCGAGGAAATAATTAAGGTTAGCGCAAATGCGGCGGTAATAGTTTTGACAGGTTATTCGGACCTGAGTTTTGGATTAAGGTCGCTTTCACTGGGGGTATCAGATTATATTTTAAAGGACGAGCTTACTTCGTTGTCGCTTTATAAAAGCATCGTTTACAGTACCGAACGCAAAAGAATCGCCCTTGCTCTTGAAACATCAGAAAAGCGCGCCAGGCGATTTGCGAAACAATTAAATAGTGTGGTGGAGGAAGAGCGCTTGCGTATAGCACGAGAAATTCATGATGAATTTGGTCAGCAATTGTCGGGGCTGAAAATGTCAATGGCCTCTTTGAAAAAAAATAATGGCGTCAGCTCCGATTTACAACCGGTGATCGAAGCCATAGTTACCGATGTAGATAACAGCATACAAACCCTAAGATTGATTGCGAACGAATTGCGGCCTGCATTATTGGATAAATTGGGGCTATTTGCAGCAATTGAGTGGCTGGTAAGTGAATTTGAGCGAAAAACTGGTATACAGAGTAAAATATATGTAGAAATAGATCAGCCCTCAATCGATAGAACTACCGGGATCAGCATTTTTCGTATATGCCAGGAAGCATTGACCAACATTGCTAAACATGCAGCAGCTTCGCTCGTATCGATAAGATTGGAAAGCGGGGTAGAAATGATCAAGGTTTATATATCCGATAACGGCAAGGGTATTGATACCCGGACGTTGCAAAATTCTTCTTCGATGGGGTTACTCAACATGCGGGAGAGAGCAAGCCTGATAGGTGCGGAACTTAATATAAATAGTGTGCCCGGTAAAGGCACCAATATCGAACTTAAAATAAAAACAAATGGCAACGAAGATATTGATAGCCGATGA
- a CDS encoding response regulator: protein MATKILIADDHSAIRIGVRQICTGEFPFVQFGEATNYAEVFQKLKESDWDIVILDIDLPGRNGLDVLKQIRADKCKVPVLMFSFHGEEQIALRALKMGASGYLSKDTADQELIKAINKILDGKKYVSPAVSERFLEMMDDDVMKEPHELLSDREYQTLLLIASGKTVSEIADMLYLSTPTISTYRARILAKMKLKNNAELTNYAISQKLV from the coding sequence ATGGCAACGAAGATATTGATAGCCGATGATCATTCAGCAATTAGAATTGGCGTCAGGCAAATTTGCACCGGCGAATTTCCATTTGTTCAATTTGGCGAAGCAACCAACTACGCGGAAGTTTTTCAAAAATTAAAAGAATCGGACTGGGACATTGTTATACTCGACATCGATTTGCCCGGCCGTAATGGACTGGATGTTTTGAAACAGATAAGGGCAGATAAATGCAAAGTGCCGGTTTTGATGTTCAGTTTTCATGGTGAGGAGCAAATCGCCCTCAGGGCGCTGAAGATGGGGGCATCGGGATACCTGTCAAAAGATACTGCCGACCAGGAACTTATAAAGGCTATTAATAAGATTCTGGACGGGAAAAAATATGTATCGCCGGCGGTTTCAGAAAGATTTCTCGAGATGATGGACGACGATGTTATGAAGGAACCACATGAATTATTGTCTGACAGGGAATATCAGACACTTTTACTCATCGCTTCGGGGAAAACTGTTTCGGAAATTGCAGATATGCTTTATTTAAGTACTCCAACCATAAGTACCTACCGTGCCCGCATCCTGGCGAAAATGAAACTAAAAAATAATGCGGAGCTTACCAACTATGCCATCAGCCAAAAGTTGGTGTAA
- a CDS encoding PAS domain S-box protein: MEIVNEKKEFNILVVEDNPGDFALVEEFLLEQIRRLNLIHAKNYREAKDILTGRCEQFDVILLDLSLPDKTGAPLISEITKLCMNTPVIVLTGYTDFAFGIKSLSLGVSDYVLKEELTPISLYKSIVYSLERKKATQGLEDSEKRYSDLFHLSPQPMWVFDVSTLCFLNVNDAAIMQYGYSREEFLSITIKDVRPEEEFAKIDKGIESAILTGQPECQCNNIHRKKNGDLIQVDTKSKVIEYQGKKAVVTLAIDVTERLTYIKAIELQNQRLKEISWIQSHIVRAPLARIMGLISILKELPTGGDKEKAMEYILLSANELDNAIKDITAKSNTSADVIVKPGN, encoded by the coding sequence ATGGAAATAGTGAATGAGAAGAAAGAGTTCAATATATTAGTTGTAGAGGATAACCCCGGCGACTTCGCCCTTGTTGAAGAGTTTTTGCTGGAACAAATAAGGCGACTAAACTTAATCCACGCCAAGAACTACCGCGAGGCAAAAGATATCTTAACGGGCAGATGCGAGCAGTTTGATGTGATACTTCTCGATCTTTCATTGCCTGATAAAACCGGGGCGCCATTGATCAGCGAAATAACGAAATTGTGTATGAACACACCTGTTATCGTATTGACGGGCTATACTGATTTCGCTTTCGGAATAAAATCTCTTTCCCTGGGCGTTTCGGATTATGTGCTGAAAGAAGAGTTGACCCCGATATCATTATATAAAAGTATTGTTTATAGCCTCGAGCGCAAAAAGGCAACGCAGGGGCTCGAAGATTCTGAAAAAAGATATAGCGATCTTTTTCATTTAAGCCCGCAACCTATGTGGGTTTTCGACGTCAGCACACTTTGCTTTCTTAATGTTAATGATGCCGCTATAATGCAATACGGTTACAGCAGGGAGGAGTTCCTGTCGATCACAATAAAAGACGTTCGCCCGGAGGAAGAGTTTGCGAAAATAGACAAGGGCATTGAATCTGCTATACTGACCGGGCAACCGGAGTGTCAATGTAATAATATACACCGGAAAAAAAATGGAGACCTGATACAGGTTGATACTAAAAGTAAAGTAATAGAGTACCAGGGGAAAAAAGCCGTAGTTACGCTGGCAATTGACGTTACGGAAAGGCTGACCTATATAAAGGCGATCGAATTACAAAATCAAAGATTAAAAGAGATATCATGGATACAGTCTCATATAGTGCGCGCACCGCTGGCCAGGATAATGGGACTCATTAGTATACTCAAAGAATTGCCAACCGGCGGGGACAAAGAAAAGGCTATGGAATACATACTATTATCGGCAAATGAACTGGATAACGCGATAAAGGATATTACAGCAAAATCCAACACAAGCGCGGATGTCATCGTAAAACCAGGTAATTAA
- a CDS encoding AIR synthase related protein: MSSQRYDQRGVSASKDDVHNAIKNIDKGIFPKAFCKIIPDILNNDPAYCNIMHADGAGTKSSLAYTYWKETGDISVWRGIAQDAIIMNLDDLLCVGAIDNILLSSTIGRNKNLIPGEVIAAIINGTEEILAELRDAGLGIFSTGGETADVGDLVRTIIVDSTVTCRMKREDVISNDRIQPGDVIVGLASFGKANYEQEYNGGMGSNGLTSARHDVFDKSVAEKYPESYDHGVPYDLVFSGSKKLTDKIDIGDGALITAGKLVLSPTRTYAPIIKTMLEEYRHQIHGMVHCSGGAQTKVLHFVDNVHIIKNNLFPVPPLFKLIQEESKTSWQEMYKVFNMGHRMELYVPKGIAADLISISKRYGVDARIIGHVEAGNQKQVTINSENGDFIYN, encoded by the coding sequence ATTTCTTCGCAAAGGTACGATCAGAGAGGCGTCTCAGCCTCGAAAGATGACGTTCATAACGCTATAAAAAACATTGACAAGGGCATTTTCCCCAAGGCTTTCTGTAAGATAATTCCTGATATTTTAAACAACGATCCTGCTTACTGCAACATTATGCATGCCGACGGAGCAGGCACCAAATCGTCGTTGGCATATACTTACTGGAAAGAAACAGGCGACATTTCCGTTTGGCGTGGAATAGCACAGGATGCCATCATCATGAACCTGGACGATCTGCTTTGCGTTGGCGCTATTGACAATATTTTACTTTCATCAACCATAGGCCGCAACAAAAATTTGATTCCGGGCGAAGTTATCGCAGCCATCATCAACGGCACTGAAGAGATATTGGCCGAACTGAGAGATGCTGGTTTAGGTATCTTTTCAACCGGCGGCGAAACGGCTGACGTTGGCGACCTGGTGCGGACCATTATAGTGGACTCCACCGTTACCTGCCGAATGAAACGGGAAGATGTAATATCAAACGACCGTATACAGCCCGGGGATGTGATCGTGGGTCTTGCATCGTTCGGAAAAGCCAATTATGAGCAGGAATATAATGGCGGCATGGGCTCGAACGGGCTGACGTCGGCCCGGCACGATGTATTTGATAAAAGCGTAGCCGAAAAATATCCTGAAAGCTATGATCATGGCGTGCCTTACGATCTTGTATTTTCCGGCAGCAAAAAACTGACAGACAAAATTGATATTGGAGACGGGGCGTTAATAACAGCAGGTAAACTGGTACTTTCCCCTACCCGGACTTACGCGCCAATAATAAAGACCATGTTGGAAGAATACCGCCATCAAATACACGGAATGGTACATTGCAGCGGTGGTGCGCAAACCAAGGTGTTGCATTTTGTTGATAACGTTCATATCATAAAAAACAACCTGTTCCCTGTTCCGCCTCTATTCAAATTGATACAGGAAGAATCCAAAACAAGCTGGCAGGAAATGTATAAAGTATTCAATATGGGACATCGCATGGAACTATATGTGCCGAAGGGAATAGCGGCAGACCTGATCAGTATCTCAAAGCGTTATGGCGTTGATGCCAGGATCATCGGTCACGTTGAGGCCGGCAATCAGAAACAGGTGACCATTAATTCTGAAAACGGCGACTTTATTTACAACTGA
- a CDS encoding chloride channel protein, translating to MSNNILSKIRLHLKHSFDRLNNEQLKKNVLQAIPFWIASVITGLIAVVYARLFLYAEDLTAKVFHWHAWLLFILTPVCFIAAWWIVKRFATYSRGSGIPQVAAAIEITGPKTDDKVNKLLSIKIIVVKVISSLVLAIGGGAIGREGPTIQIAASVFRKINQILPAWWPKVAKRNMIITGAAAGLAAAFNTPLGGIVFAIEELTKTHFSYFKTAIFSSVIIAGLTAQGILGPYLYLGYPKIDSLSTFIFLSVALVAAITGLLGSAMSKFILVILKWKAKFRFQREHVIYLVCCALIMVTFAYFVNFAALGSGKDVMQRVLFTSDKYSTWYMPVFRIIGPALSFTTGAAGGIFAPALGAGASVGSFVASWFNFSEANTNMLILAGMVGFLTGVTRSPFTSAILVLEMTDRNNVIFHLILAGMIASLAAMLVDKHSLYDHLKVQYMIDLKAEEEKENAQEEPTPAVIEPLKNESPA from the coding sequence ATGTCAAACAATATACTGTCTAAAATTCGCCTTCACCTTAAACATAGTTTTGACCGCCTGAATAACGAACAACTAAAAAAAAATGTACTTCAGGCAATTCCATTTTGGATCGCATCAGTAATAACAGGTTTAATAGCGGTAGTGTATGCAAGGCTCTTTTTGTATGCGGAGGACCTGACCGCTAAAGTTTTTCACTGGCACGCCTGGTTGCTGTTTATATTAACCCCGGTTTGTTTTATTGCTGCCTGGTGGATAGTAAAGCGGTTCGCTACCTATTCGCGCGGGAGCGGGATACCGCAAGTTGCCGCCGCGATAGAAATTACCGGCCCTAAAACAGATGATAAGGTAAATAAGCTTTTAAGTATCAAAATTATTGTGGTCAAGGTAATATCAAGCCTTGTGTTGGCGATAGGTGGTGGTGCGATTGGACGTGAAGGGCCTACAATACAGATAGCTGCTTCGGTATTTAGAAAGATAAATCAGATTTTGCCGGCCTGGTGGCCAAAAGTTGCTAAAAGGAATATGATAATTACCGGCGCAGCTGCCGGGCTCGCTGCTGCCTTCAACACGCCGCTCGGCGGGATAGTTTTTGCTATAGAAGAACTAACCAAAACCCACTTCAGCTATTTCAAAACGGCTATTTTTTCGTCGGTGATCATCGCCGGCTTAACCGCACAAGGGATATTAGGCCCTTATCTTTACCTCGGTTATCCTAAGATCGACAGCCTTTCAACCTTTATTTTCCTAAGCGTGGCACTGGTAGCAGCAATTACAGGTTTATTGGGAAGCGCTATGTCTAAATTCATACTGGTCATACTTAAATGGAAGGCTAAGTTTCGGTTCCAGCGCGAACATGTGATCTACCTGGTCTGCTGCGCGCTTATCATGGTTACATTTGCTTACTTTGTCAATTTCGCGGCGCTGGGGTCTGGTAAGGATGTGATGCAACGCGTCCTGTTTACTTCAGATAAGTATTCCACGTGGTATATGCCGGTGTTCCGTATTATCGGTCCTGCGCTGTCGTTTACAACGGGTGCAGCAGGAGGGATATTCGCACCTGCCCTGGGAGCAGGCGCAAGCGTGGGATCGTTCGTGGCAAGCTGGTTCAATTTCTCCGAAGCTAACACCAACATGCTTATTTTGGCGGGCATGGTTGGCTTCCTGACAGGCGTTACAAGGTCGCCATTTACATCGGCTATCCTGGTATTGGAAATGACCGATCGAAATAATGTTATCTTTCACCTTATCCTGGCAGGTATGATAGCAAGTTTAGCCGCGATGCTGGTAGACAAACATTCGTTATACGATCACCTTAAAGTTCAATACATGATCGACCTCAAGGCTGAGGAGGAAAAGGAGAACGCACAGGAAGAACCCACCCCGGCGGTAATAGAACCACTAAAAAACGAAAGCCCTGCTTAG
- a CDS encoding glutamine synthetase III family protein, whose amino-acid sequence MSNFRFQALQAVLDRSIPEIKLPSNKISDYFNSNVFDKQKMKDFLSKDAFQVIVSSIEKSEPIPRDMADQVASAMKAWAISKGATHYTHWFQPLTGTTAEKHDAFFEPTPDGGAIEVFSGDALAQQEPDASSFPSGGLRNTFEARGYTAWDPSSPAFIMGRTLCIPTVFVSYTGEALDYKVPLLKALNALDKAAVDVCHYFDKSIEKVNASLGIEQEYFLVDIALFNARPDLYLTGRTLFGHMSAKNQQLEDHYFGSIPERVYAYMQDLETEALQLGIPLKTRHNEVAPSQFECAPIYEEINLAIDHNQLLMDLMDRVAKRHNFKVLLHEKPYAGVNGSGKHNNWSMITNTGKNLLSPGKTPKNNLMFLTFFVNTIRAVYEHADLLRASIASVNNDHRLGANEAPPAIISIFLGSQLSDVLDEIETSRISKKIKDDALLWQGIPKIPQILKDNTDRNRTSPFAFTGNKFELRAVGSSANSAYPMTILNMIMAEQLKKFKYDVDRILRKGEKKDVAILMVIKRYIKESKNIRFEGNGYSQEWEEEAGARGLSNFKTTPRALDALLAEKSAILFEDTAVFSPREAHARHEVLLESFYKKLQIEARVIGELVINVIIPTAIAYQSNLVENVRGLKDIGLDSGTYAAQLDIISKISEHVNFIKSNVGYMIAERKQANGIEDIREKAIAYDEKVKAFFQPIRYHVDKLEQLIDDSLWPLPKFRELLFIK is encoded by the coding sequence ATGTCAAACTTCAGGTTTCAGGCTCTGCAGGCGGTTCTCGACAGATCAATTCCGGAAATAAAACTGCCTTCAAACAAAATCTCTGATTATTTCAATTCGAATGTTTTCGATAAACAAAAAATGAAGGACTTTCTTTCCAAAGATGCTTTCCAGGTTATTGTTAGTTCAATTGAGAAGAGTGAGCCGATACCGCGTGATATGGCCGACCAGGTTGCTTCTGCTATGAAAGCCTGGGCGATAAGCAAGGGAGCCACACACTATACGCATTGGTTCCAGCCTCTAACCGGCACTACTGCTGAAAAACACGACGCTTTTTTTGAACCAACCCCCGATGGCGGCGCGATCGAGGTATTTTCGGGCGACGCCCTGGCCCAGCAGGAGCCGGATGCATCAAGCTTCCCAAGCGGAGGGCTGCGTAACACGTTTGAGGCCAGGGGTTACACCGCATGGGACCCTTCGTCTCCTGCTTTTATTATGGGGCGCACCTTGTGTATACCCACTGTATTTGTATCCTACACAGGCGAAGCATTAGATTATAAGGTACCGCTGTTAAAGGCGTTGAATGCATTGGACAAAGCAGCTGTAGACGTTTGCCATTACTTCGACAAAAGCATAGAAAAGGTCAATGCATCCTTAGGCATTGAACAGGAATATTTTTTAGTAGATATAGCCTTATTTAATGCACGCCCCGACCTCTACTTAACGGGCCGTACACTTTTTGGTCACATGTCGGCCAAGAACCAGCAATTAGAGGATCACTACTTCGGATCGATACCTGAACGGGTGTACGCCTACATGCAAGACCTGGAAACAGAAGCTTTGCAATTAGGCATTCCCCTTAAGACGCGTCATAACGAGGTTGCTCCTTCCCAGTTTGAATGCGCGCCGATATACGAAGAGATCAACCTGGCCATTGATCACAACCAGCTATTGATGGACCTGATGGACAGGGTTGCCAAAAGGCACAACTTTAAAGTACTGCTGCATGAAAAGCCTTATGCAGGCGTTAATGGTTCGGGCAAGCACAACAACTGGTCGATGATAACCAATACAGGTAAGAACCTTTTATCGCCCGGAAAAACGCCCAAAAACAACCTGATGTTCCTGACGTTTTTTGTCAACACCATTAGGGCTGTTTATGAACATGCCGATCTGCTGCGCGCGTCTATTGCTTCAGTTAATAACGATCATCGGCTGGGAGCTAATGAGGCGCCCCCTGCTATCATATCCATTTTCCTGGGCAGCCAGTTGAGCGATGTGCTCGACGAGATAGAAACTTCACGCATAAGTAAGAAAATAAAAGACGATGCTTTGTTATGGCAAGGTATCCCAAAAATACCACAAATATTAAAGGATAATACCGACCGTAACCGTACATCGCCTTTTGCTTTTACCGGTAATAAGTTTGAGCTGAGGGCCGTTGGCTCGTCGGCTAATTCGGCTTATCCCATGACCATCCTGAACATGATAATGGCCGAGCAGCTCAAGAAGTTCAAATATGATGTTGACAGGATATTGAGAAAAGGCGAGAAAAAAGACGTTGCGATACTGATGGTAATAAAACGGTACATCAAAGAGTCGAAAAATATACGTTTTGAAGGCAATGGCTACAGCCAGGAATGGGAAGAAGAAGCCGGGGCGCGCGGACTATCCAATTTCAAAACAACACCCAGGGCTTTAGATGCCTTATTAGCCGAAAAATCAGCAATTTTGTTCGAAGACACTGCGGTATTTAGCCCGCGTGAGGCCCATGCCCGCCACGAAGTTTTACTGGAAAGCTTTTATAAAAAATTACAGATAGAAGCCCGCGTAATTGGCGAGTTGGTAATTAATGTTATCATACCCACTGCAATTGCCTACCAGAGTAATTTGGTAGAGAATGTAAGAGGCCTTAAAGATATCGGACTCGACAGCGGCACCTATGCGGCACAACTTGATATTATATCGAAAATATCAGAGCATGTCAATTTCATCAAATCCAATGTGGGTTACATGATCGCAGAGCGCAAACAGGCCAACGGTATCGAAGATATACGCGAAAAAGCTATCGCTTATGATGAAAAGGTTAAGGCTTTCTTTCAGCCGATCCGCTATCACGTGGACAAACTTGAGCAACTAATAGACGACTCGCTATGGCCCTTGCCTAAATTCCGCGAACTGCTGTTCATAAAATAA
- a CDS encoding porin, with product MKKRFLLLFAGVAAFSFAKAQDTVKTTSDAPLVIFGSVDTYYKDDFSGHANIPTYFASDNNSVSIGMIDVGLKKTVGKASFVGELGFGPRGQYQSTPNGDGNPGNGNNSFHIQNLYVNYAVTDKFSLAAGYMATFVGYEVISPTGNFNYSTSYLFGAGPFQNAGFKATYAFSDKVSLMAGIFNDNWNVYTSTHDVSTFGAQLMVAPAKGWTAYFNLATGPTSGTIFDLTTAYQITDAFKLGLNGATFTPAHGGGGYDGIALYPQLAVSKVVTFGLRGEYFETKAIGTTPKAHVTGITVTSNIKAGPLTFIPEIRFDNGGDEIFTDSNGAPTKSASQFVLAAVYAF from the coding sequence ATGAAAAAAAGATTTTTACTTTTATTCGCCGGTGTCGCTGCTTTTAGTTTTGCTAAAGCGCAGGATACTGTAAAAACCACTTCAGATGCCCCTTTAGTTATCTTCGGTTCGGTAGATACCTATTACAAAGACGACTTCTCGGGTCATGCCAACATTCCTACCTATTTCGCTTCAGACAATAATTCTGTGTCGATCGGCATGATCGACGTTGGGTTAAAGAAAACCGTGGGTAAAGCATCCTTTGTAGGTGAACTGGGATTCGGTCCGCGCGGGCAATACCAGTCAACACCTAATGGCGACGGAAACCCCGGAAATGGCAATAATTCATTTCACATACAAAACCTCTATGTAAATTACGCGGTGACCGATAAATTTAGCTTAGCTGCGGGTTATATGGCAACTTTTGTTGGTTACGAAGTAATTAGCCCTACAGGTAACTTCAACTACTCAACCTCATATTTGTTTGGAGCCGGACCGTTCCAGAATGCGGGTTTTAAAGCAACCTACGCTTTTTCAGACAAGGTTAGCCTGATGGCCGGTATATTTAATGACAACTGGAACGTGTACACTTCAACTCATGACGTATCAACTTTCGGCGCGCAGTTAATGGTTGCGCCTGCAAAAGGCTGGACAGCATACTTCAACCTTGCTACAGGCCCTACATCTGGTACTATATTTGACCTGACCACTGCTTACCAGATCACCGATGCATTTAAATTAGGCCTGAATGGGGCTACATTTACACCTGCTCATGGCGGCGGCGGTTATGACGGTATTGCATTGTATCCTCAGCTTGCAGTTTCTAAAGTAGTAACCTTTGGTTTAAGAGGTGAGTATTTCGAAACTAAAGCTATCGGCACTACGCCAAAGGCTCATGTTACCGGCATCACTGTAACTTCAAACATCAAAGCAGGTCCTTTAACCTTCATTCCTGAGATCAGGTTTGATAACGGTGGCGACGAAATATTTACAGATAGCAATGGCGCACCTACAAAATCAGCTTCTCAATTTGTGTTGGCTGCTGTTTACGCCTTCTAA
- a CDS encoding DUF4468 domain-containing protein codes for MKRILIFLACLFVLQVANAQKSLLSVNEQNKYIYYQVVDLPGAGADSLTKKASTFAIDNKLKGKLAADTTFVIHDKFLTHSSLSFSKHENGEIACTFTIQCKDSKYRFWFTDFVFTPYERDRYGAFVPSSGKEVSLDDASSKLEKKELSGYLDQTGAYCQQLGSKLKEYMAQNHIMKKTTAPVVKKIVTDKW; via the coding sequence ATGAAAAGGATACTGATATTTTTAGCCTGCCTGTTTGTACTCCAGGTAGCCAATGCGCAAAAAAGTTTGCTATCGGTTAACGAGCAAAATAAGTATATCTATTACCAGGTTGTTGATCTTCCCGGCGCGGGGGCCGATAGTTTGACCAAAAAAGCGTCAACTTTTGCAATCGACAATAAACTTAAGGGAAAGCTGGCAGCGGATACAACGTTTGTTATCCACGATAAATTTCTTACCCATTCCAGCCTTTCATTTTCAAAGCACGAGAATGGCGAGATAGCCTGCACTTTTACCATACAATGTAAGGACTCAAAATACCGCTTCTGGTTCACCGACTTCGTATTTACTCCTTATGAAAGAGACAGGTATGGGGCGTTTGTACCATCGAGCGGCAAAGAGGTGTCATTAGATGATGCTTCGTCAAAACTTGAAAAAAAGGAGTTGAGCGGCTATCTCGACCAGACCGGGGCGTATTGCCAGCAATTAGGTTCAAAATTGAAAGAGTATATGGCGCAAAATCATATTATGAAAAAAACTACCGCGCCGGTGGTAAAAAAGATCGTTACGGATAAGTGGTGA